The proteins below are encoded in one region of Coffea arabica cultivar ET-39 chromosome 4c, Coffea Arabica ET-39 HiFi, whole genome shotgun sequence:
- the LOC113740071 gene encoding transcription termination factor MTERF15, mitochondrial isoform X3 codes for MAIRTLGRPKFLIQLNSIHNFNQEFLNRVFKQFSTDPKKALTSIPRKSHERNLISLSGLFRRYGFQPSQISNFLKSNQCLLNLKPSHVQKSLKILLSLKPSQEFLSSVVYSCPSILDFDFLEKWETKFSDMGISNFTSSAIRNIFEVSRRFELGPDDALRCVMCLKGLGFSESTVVNVLEAFPLVIMMDEDRIRDKMVFLMDIGFEKDDVDRIIRLFPFSMAFEVGKKMKPLFDEFEDLGFSLDVVRWEVLRDPRVLGMEVGELTQCLKMLRSLKCRTVIKENIFRIGAFRAGYEVKMRVDCLRKYGLTYRDAFTVLWKEPRALLYEIVHIEKKIDFLLQTMKFDVFCLVQVPEYLGVNFEKKVVPRYNVIEYLCSSGRLGDEVGLRGLIKPSRLRFYNLYVKPYPECKKLYGRYAAAEVKSRHPAGMWKLFQPQKHSESREDVENISSVDGSMWEALCLYHEDTSCHCRAIKYYLAKLPENSYS; via the exons ATGGCAATTAGGACTTTAGGAAGACCCAAATTTCTCATCCAACTAAATTCAATCCACAATTTTAACCAAGAATTCCTAAACCGAGTATTCAAACAATTCTCCACAGATCCAAAAAAAGCCCTAACTTCGATCCCGCGAAAATCCCATGAAAGGAACCTAATTTCCCTTTCAGGTCTCTTTCGCAGGTATGGTTTTCAACCCTCTCAAATCAGCAATTTCCTCAAAAGTAATCAATGTTTACTCAATTTGAAGccatctcatgtccaaaagtcCCTCAAAATTCTCTTATCTTTGAAACCCTCgcaagaatttctttcttctgttGTATATAGTTGTCCTAGTATTTTAGactttgattttcttgaaaaatgggAAACCAAGTTTTCTGATATGGGAATCTCTAATTTTACATCTTCAGCCATCAGGAACATTTTTGAGGTTTCTAGGAGATTTGAGTTGGGTCCAGATGATGCTTTAAGGTGTGTAATGTGTTTAAAAGGTTTAGGGTTTAGTGAGAGTACTGTGGTTAATGTTTTGGAGGCATTTCCCTTGGTGATCATGATGGATGAAGATAGAATTCGCGATAAAATGGTATTCTTGATGGATATTGGTTTTGAAAAAGATGATGTTGATCGTATTATTCGCCTGTTTCCATTTTCTATGGCATTTGAGGTTGGGAAAAAGATGAAACCATTGTTTGATGAATTTGaggatcttggttttagcttggATGTGGTTAGGTGGGAGGTCCTTAGAGACCCTCGAGTGCTTGGTATGGAAGTTGGTGAGCTTACACAGTGTTTGAAAATGCTGAGGAGTTTGAAATGTAGAACTGTGATTAAGGAGAATATTTTCCGTATTGGAGCTTTTAGGGCCGGGTATGAAGTGAAAATGAGGGTGGATTGTTTGAGGAAATATGGGTTGACATATAGGGATGCTTTTACAGTGTTGTGGAAAGAGCCAAGGGCACTCCTGTATGAGATAGTGCACATTGAGAAGAAAATTGATTTTCTTCTGCAAACTATGAAATTTGATGTTTTCTGTCTGGTTCAAGTTCCAGAGTACTTGGGGGTAAACTTTGAGAAAAAGGTTGTGCCCCGATACAATGTGATAGAATATTTGTGCTCAAGTGGTAGGCTTGGGGATGAAGTAGGATTGAGGGGCTTGATTAAGCCTAGTCGGTTGAGGTTTTACAATCTCTATGTGAAGCCTTATCCAGAGTGTAAGAAATTATATGGGAGATATGCAGCAGCTGAAGTTAAAAGCAGGCATCCAGCTGGAATGTGGAAGCTTTTCCAACCACAAAAGCATTCAGAATCTAGAGAAGATGTTGAAAACATCAG TTCAGTAGATGGTTCGATGTGGGAGGCACTGTGCTTATATCATGAAGATACTTCCTGTCATTGCAG GGCAATCAAATACTATTTAGCCAAACTGCCAGAGAATAGTTACTCATGA
- the LOC113740071 gene encoding transcription termination factor MTERF15, mitochondrial isoform X4, translated as MAIRTLGRPKFLIQLNSIHNFNQEFLNRVFKQFSTDPKKALTSIPRKSHERNLISLSGLFRRYGFQPSQISNFLKSNQCLLNLKPSHVQKSLKILLSLKPSQEFLSSVVYSCPSILDFDFLEKWETKFSDMGISNFTSSAIRNIFEVSRRFELGPDDALRCVMCLKGLGFSESTVVNVLEAFPLVIMMDEDRIRDKMVFLMDIGFEKDDVDRIIRLFPFSMAFEVGKKMKPLFDEFEDLGFSLDVVRWEVLRDPRVLGMEVGELTQCLKMLRSLKCRTVIKENIFRIGAFRAGYEVKMRVDCLRKYGLTYRDAFTVLWKEPRALLYEIVHIEKKIDFLLQTMKFDVFCLVQVPEYLGVNFEKKVVPRYNVIEYLCSSGRLGDEVGLRGLIKPSRLRFYNLYVKPYPECKKLYGRYAAAEVKSRHPAGMWKLFQPQKHSESREDVENISSVDGSMWEALCLYHEDTSCHCRVCMREEFELLEK; from the exons ATGGCAATTAGGACTTTAGGAAGACCCAAATTTCTCATCCAACTAAATTCAATCCACAATTTTAACCAAGAATTCCTAAACCGAGTATTCAAACAATTCTCCACAGATCCAAAAAAAGCCCTAACTTCGATCCCGCGAAAATCCCATGAAAGGAACCTAATTTCCCTTTCAGGTCTCTTTCGCAGGTATGGTTTTCAACCCTCTCAAATCAGCAATTTCCTCAAAAGTAATCAATGTTTACTCAATTTGAAGccatctcatgtccaaaagtcCCTCAAAATTCTCTTATCTTTGAAACCCTCgcaagaatttctttcttctgttGTATATAGTTGTCCTAGTATTTTAGactttgattttcttgaaaaatgggAAACCAAGTTTTCTGATATGGGAATCTCTAATTTTACATCTTCAGCCATCAGGAACATTTTTGAGGTTTCTAGGAGATTTGAGTTGGGTCCAGATGATGCTTTAAGGTGTGTAATGTGTTTAAAAGGTTTAGGGTTTAGTGAGAGTACTGTGGTTAATGTTTTGGAGGCATTTCCCTTGGTGATCATGATGGATGAAGATAGAATTCGCGATAAAATGGTATTCTTGATGGATATTGGTTTTGAAAAAGATGATGTTGATCGTATTATTCGCCTGTTTCCATTTTCTATGGCATTTGAGGTTGGGAAAAAGATGAAACCATTGTTTGATGAATTTGaggatcttggttttagcttggATGTGGTTAGGTGGGAGGTCCTTAGAGACCCTCGAGTGCTTGGTATGGAAGTTGGTGAGCTTACACAGTGTTTGAAAATGCTGAGGAGTTTGAAATGTAGAACTGTGATTAAGGAGAATATTTTCCGTATTGGAGCTTTTAGGGCCGGGTATGAAGTGAAAATGAGGGTGGATTGTTTGAGGAAATATGGGTTGACATATAGGGATGCTTTTACAGTGTTGTGGAAAGAGCCAAGGGCACTCCTGTATGAGATAGTGCACATTGAGAAGAAAATTGATTTTCTTCTGCAAACTATGAAATTTGATGTTTTCTGTCTGGTTCAAGTTCCAGAGTACTTGGGGGTAAACTTTGAGAAAAAGGTTGTGCCCCGATACAATGTGATAGAATATTTGTGCTCAAGTGGTAGGCTTGGGGATGAAGTAGGATTGAGGGGCTTGATTAAGCCTAGTCGGTTGAGGTTTTACAATCTCTATGTGAAGCCTTATCCAGAGTGTAAGAAATTATATGGGAGATATGCAGCAGCTGAAGTTAAAAGCAGGCATCCAGCTGGAATGTGGAAGCTTTTCCAACCACAAAAGCATTCAGAATCTAGAGAAGATGTTGAAAACATCAG TTCAGTAGATGGTTCGATGTGGGAGGCACTGTGCTTATATCATGAAGATACTTCCTGTCATTGCAG
- the LOC113740071 gene encoding transcription termination factor MTERF15, mitochondrial isoform X5, translating into MAIRTLGRPKFLIQLNSIHNFNQEFLNRVFKQFSTDPKKALTSIPRKSHERNLISLSGLFRRYGFQPSQISNFLKSNQCLLNLKPSHVQKSLKILLSLKPSQEFLSSVVYSCPSILDFDFLEKWETKFSDMGISNFTSSAIRNIFEVSRRFELGPDDALRCVMCLKGLGFSESTVVNVLEAFPLVIMMDEDRIRDKMVFLMDIGFEKDDVDRIIRLFPFSMAFEVGKKMKPLFDEFEDLGFSLDVVRWEVLRDPRVLGMEVGELTQCLKMLRSLKCRTVIKENIFRIGAFRAGYEVKMRVDCLRKYGLTYRDAFTVLWKEPRALLYEIVHIEKKIDFLLQTMKFDVFCLVQVPEYLGVNFEKKVVPRYNVIEYLCSSGRLGDEVGLRGLIKPSRLRFYNLYVKPYPECKKLYGRYAAAEVKSRHPAGMWKLFQPQKHSESREDVENISSVDGSMWEALCLYHEDTSCHCRFTKFFSFRNLA; encoded by the exons ATGGCAATTAGGACTTTAGGAAGACCCAAATTTCTCATCCAACTAAATTCAATCCACAATTTTAACCAAGAATTCCTAAACCGAGTATTCAAACAATTCTCCACAGATCCAAAAAAAGCCCTAACTTCGATCCCGCGAAAATCCCATGAAAGGAACCTAATTTCCCTTTCAGGTCTCTTTCGCAGGTATGGTTTTCAACCCTCTCAAATCAGCAATTTCCTCAAAAGTAATCAATGTTTACTCAATTTGAAGccatctcatgtccaaaagtcCCTCAAAATTCTCTTATCTTTGAAACCCTCgcaagaatttctttcttctgttGTATATAGTTGTCCTAGTATTTTAGactttgattttcttgaaaaatgggAAACCAAGTTTTCTGATATGGGAATCTCTAATTTTACATCTTCAGCCATCAGGAACATTTTTGAGGTTTCTAGGAGATTTGAGTTGGGTCCAGATGATGCTTTAAGGTGTGTAATGTGTTTAAAAGGTTTAGGGTTTAGTGAGAGTACTGTGGTTAATGTTTTGGAGGCATTTCCCTTGGTGATCATGATGGATGAAGATAGAATTCGCGATAAAATGGTATTCTTGATGGATATTGGTTTTGAAAAAGATGATGTTGATCGTATTATTCGCCTGTTTCCATTTTCTATGGCATTTGAGGTTGGGAAAAAGATGAAACCATTGTTTGATGAATTTGaggatcttggttttagcttggATGTGGTTAGGTGGGAGGTCCTTAGAGACCCTCGAGTGCTTGGTATGGAAGTTGGTGAGCTTACACAGTGTTTGAAAATGCTGAGGAGTTTGAAATGTAGAACTGTGATTAAGGAGAATATTTTCCGTATTGGAGCTTTTAGGGCCGGGTATGAAGTGAAAATGAGGGTGGATTGTTTGAGGAAATATGGGTTGACATATAGGGATGCTTTTACAGTGTTGTGGAAAGAGCCAAGGGCACTCCTGTATGAGATAGTGCACATTGAGAAGAAAATTGATTTTCTTCTGCAAACTATGAAATTTGATGTTTTCTGTCTGGTTCAAGTTCCAGAGTACTTGGGGGTAAACTTTGAGAAAAAGGTTGTGCCCCGATACAATGTGATAGAATATTTGTGCTCAAGTGGTAGGCTTGGGGATGAAGTAGGATTGAGGGGCTTGATTAAGCCTAGTCGGTTGAGGTTTTACAATCTCTATGTGAAGCCTTATCCAGAGTGTAAGAAATTATATGGGAGATATGCAGCAGCTGAAGTTAAAAGCAGGCATCCAGCTGGAATGTGGAAGCTTTTCCAACCACAAAAGCATTCAGAATCTAGAGAAGATGTTGAAAACATCAG TTCAGTAGATGGTTCGATGTGGGAGGCACTGTGCTTATATCATGAAGATACTTCCTGTCATTGCAG gtttacaaagttttttagtttcagAAATTTAGCATGA
- the LOC113740071 gene encoding transcription termination factor MTERF15, mitochondrial isoform X2, with amino-acid sequence MAIRTLGRPKFLIQLNSIHNFNQEFLNRVFKQFSTDPKKALTSIPRKSHERNLISLSGLFRRYGFQPSQISNFLKSNQCLLNLKPSHVQKSLKILLSLKPSQEFLSSVVYSCPSILDFDFLEKWETKFSDMGISNFTSSAIRNIFEVSRRFELGPDDALRCVMCLKGLGFSESTVVNVLEAFPLVIMMDEDRIRDKMVFLMDIGFEKDDVDRIIRLFPFSMAFEVGKKMKPLFDEFEDLGFSLDVVRWEVLRDPRVLGMEVGELTQCLKMLRSLKCRTVIKENIFRIGAFRAGYEVKMRVDCLRKYGLTYRDAFTVLWKEPRALLYEIVHIEKKIDFLLQTMKFDVFCLVQVPEYLGVNFEKKVVPRYNVIEYLCSSGRLGDEVGLRGLIKPSRLRFYNLYVKPYPECKKLYGRYAAAEVKSRHPAGMWKLFQPQKHSESREDVENISSVDGSMWEALCLYHEDTSCHCSRAIKYYLAKLPENSYS; translated from the exons ATGGCAATTAGGACTTTAGGAAGACCCAAATTTCTCATCCAACTAAATTCAATCCACAATTTTAACCAAGAATTCCTAAACCGAGTATTCAAACAATTCTCCACAGATCCAAAAAAAGCCCTAACTTCGATCCCGCGAAAATCCCATGAAAGGAACCTAATTTCCCTTTCAGGTCTCTTTCGCAGGTATGGTTTTCAACCCTCTCAAATCAGCAATTTCCTCAAAAGTAATCAATGTTTACTCAATTTGAAGccatctcatgtccaaaagtcCCTCAAAATTCTCTTATCTTTGAAACCCTCgcaagaatttctttcttctgttGTATATAGTTGTCCTAGTATTTTAGactttgattttcttgaaaaatgggAAACCAAGTTTTCTGATATGGGAATCTCTAATTTTACATCTTCAGCCATCAGGAACATTTTTGAGGTTTCTAGGAGATTTGAGTTGGGTCCAGATGATGCTTTAAGGTGTGTAATGTGTTTAAAAGGTTTAGGGTTTAGTGAGAGTACTGTGGTTAATGTTTTGGAGGCATTTCCCTTGGTGATCATGATGGATGAAGATAGAATTCGCGATAAAATGGTATTCTTGATGGATATTGGTTTTGAAAAAGATGATGTTGATCGTATTATTCGCCTGTTTCCATTTTCTATGGCATTTGAGGTTGGGAAAAAGATGAAACCATTGTTTGATGAATTTGaggatcttggttttagcttggATGTGGTTAGGTGGGAGGTCCTTAGAGACCCTCGAGTGCTTGGTATGGAAGTTGGTGAGCTTACACAGTGTTTGAAAATGCTGAGGAGTTTGAAATGTAGAACTGTGATTAAGGAGAATATTTTCCGTATTGGAGCTTTTAGGGCCGGGTATGAAGTGAAAATGAGGGTGGATTGTTTGAGGAAATATGGGTTGACATATAGGGATGCTTTTACAGTGTTGTGGAAAGAGCCAAGGGCACTCCTGTATGAGATAGTGCACATTGAGAAGAAAATTGATTTTCTTCTGCAAACTATGAAATTTGATGTTTTCTGTCTGGTTCAAGTTCCAGAGTACTTGGGGGTAAACTTTGAGAAAAAGGTTGTGCCCCGATACAATGTGATAGAATATTTGTGCTCAAGTGGTAGGCTTGGGGATGAAGTAGGATTGAGGGGCTTGATTAAGCCTAGTCGGTTGAGGTTTTACAATCTCTATGTGAAGCCTTATCCAGAGTGTAAGAAATTATATGGGAGATATGCAGCAGCTGAAGTTAAAAGCAGGCATCCAGCTGGAATGTGGAAGCTTTTCCAACCACAAAAGCATTCAGAATCTAGAGAAGATGTTGAAAACATCAG TTCAGTAGATGGTTCGATGTGGGAGGCACTGTGCTTATATCATGAAGATACTTCCTGTCATTGCAG CAGGGCAATCAAATACTATTTAGCCAAACTGCCAGAGAATAGTTACTCATGA
- the LOC113740071 gene encoding transcription termination factor MTERF15, mitochondrial isoform X1: protein MAIRTLGRPKFLIQLNSIHNFNQEFLNRVFKQFSTDPKKALTSIPRKSHERNLISLSGLFRRYGFQPSQISNFLKSNQCLLNLKPSHVQKSLKILLSLKPSQEFLSSVVYSCPSILDFDFLEKWETKFSDMGISNFTSSAIRNIFEVSRRFELGPDDALRCVMCLKGLGFSESTVVNVLEAFPLVIMMDEDRIRDKMVFLMDIGFEKDDVDRIIRLFPFSMAFEVGKKMKPLFDEFEDLGFSLDVVRWEVLRDPRVLGMEVGELTQCLKMLRSLKCRTVIKENIFRIGAFRAGYEVKMRVDCLRKYGLTYRDAFTVLWKEPRALLYEIVHIEKKIDFLLQTMKFDVFCLVQVPEYLGVNFEKKVVPRYNVIEYLCSSGRLGDEVGLRGLIKPSRLRFYNLYVKPYPECKKLYGRYAAAEVKSRHPAGMWKLFQPQKHSESREDVENISSVDGSMWEALCLYHEDTSCHCRSVLFCFTGTEVGLLLKKTMCYQTDFLSG, encoded by the exons ATGGCAATTAGGACTTTAGGAAGACCCAAATTTCTCATCCAACTAAATTCAATCCACAATTTTAACCAAGAATTCCTAAACCGAGTATTCAAACAATTCTCCACAGATCCAAAAAAAGCCCTAACTTCGATCCCGCGAAAATCCCATGAAAGGAACCTAATTTCCCTTTCAGGTCTCTTTCGCAGGTATGGTTTTCAACCCTCTCAAATCAGCAATTTCCTCAAAAGTAATCAATGTTTACTCAATTTGAAGccatctcatgtccaaaagtcCCTCAAAATTCTCTTATCTTTGAAACCCTCgcaagaatttctttcttctgttGTATATAGTTGTCCTAGTATTTTAGactttgattttcttgaaaaatgggAAACCAAGTTTTCTGATATGGGAATCTCTAATTTTACATCTTCAGCCATCAGGAACATTTTTGAGGTTTCTAGGAGATTTGAGTTGGGTCCAGATGATGCTTTAAGGTGTGTAATGTGTTTAAAAGGTTTAGGGTTTAGTGAGAGTACTGTGGTTAATGTTTTGGAGGCATTTCCCTTGGTGATCATGATGGATGAAGATAGAATTCGCGATAAAATGGTATTCTTGATGGATATTGGTTTTGAAAAAGATGATGTTGATCGTATTATTCGCCTGTTTCCATTTTCTATGGCATTTGAGGTTGGGAAAAAGATGAAACCATTGTTTGATGAATTTGaggatcttggttttagcttggATGTGGTTAGGTGGGAGGTCCTTAGAGACCCTCGAGTGCTTGGTATGGAAGTTGGTGAGCTTACACAGTGTTTGAAAATGCTGAGGAGTTTGAAATGTAGAACTGTGATTAAGGAGAATATTTTCCGTATTGGAGCTTTTAGGGCCGGGTATGAAGTGAAAATGAGGGTGGATTGTTTGAGGAAATATGGGTTGACATATAGGGATGCTTTTACAGTGTTGTGGAAAGAGCCAAGGGCACTCCTGTATGAGATAGTGCACATTGAGAAGAAAATTGATTTTCTTCTGCAAACTATGAAATTTGATGTTTTCTGTCTGGTTCAAGTTCCAGAGTACTTGGGGGTAAACTTTGAGAAAAAGGTTGTGCCCCGATACAATGTGATAGAATATTTGTGCTCAAGTGGTAGGCTTGGGGATGAAGTAGGATTGAGGGGCTTGATTAAGCCTAGTCGGTTGAGGTTTTACAATCTCTATGTGAAGCCTTATCCAGAGTGTAAGAAATTATATGGGAGATATGCAGCAGCTGAAGTTAAAAGCAGGCATCCAGCTGGAATGTGGAAGCTTTTCCAACCACAAAAGCATTCAGAATCTAGAGAAGATGTTGAAAACATCAG TTCAGTAGATGGTTCGATGTGGGAGGCACTGTGCTTATATCATGAAGATACTTCCTGTCATTGCAGGTCAGTGCTGTTTTGCTTTACTGGAACTGAAGTTGGGTTGCTATTAAAAAAGACGATGTGCTATCAAACTGACTTTCTTTCTGGTTAA
- the LOC113740071 gene encoding transcription termination factor MTERF15, mitochondrial isoform X6: protein MAIRTLGRPKFLIQLNSIHNFNQEFLNRVFKQFSTDPKKALTSIPRKSHERNLISLSGLFRRYGFQPSQISNFLKSNQCLLNLKPSHVQKSLKILLSLKPSQEFLSSVVYSCPSILDFDFLEKWETKFSDMGISNFTSSAIRNIFEVSRRFELGPDDALRCVMCLKGLGFSESTVVNVLEAFPLVIMMDEDRIRDKMVFLMDIGFEKDDVDRIIRLFPFSMAFEVGKKMKPLFDEFEDLGFSLDVVRWEVLRDPRVLGMEVGELTQCLKMLRSLKCRTVIKENIFRIGAFRAGYEVKMRVDCLRKYGLTYRDAFTVLWKEPRALLYEIVHIEKKIDFLLQTMKFDVFCLVQVPEYLGVNFEKKVVPRYNVIEYLCSSGRLGDEVGLRGLIKPSRLRFYNLYVKPYPECKKLYGRYAAAEVKSRHPAGMWKLFQPQKHSESREDVENIRVRLIVSVQ, encoded by the exons ATGGCAATTAGGACTTTAGGAAGACCCAAATTTCTCATCCAACTAAATTCAATCCACAATTTTAACCAAGAATTCCTAAACCGAGTATTCAAACAATTCTCCACAGATCCAAAAAAAGCCCTAACTTCGATCCCGCGAAAATCCCATGAAAGGAACCTAATTTCCCTTTCAGGTCTCTTTCGCAGGTATGGTTTTCAACCCTCTCAAATCAGCAATTTCCTCAAAAGTAATCAATGTTTACTCAATTTGAAGccatctcatgtccaaaagtcCCTCAAAATTCTCTTATCTTTGAAACCCTCgcaagaatttctttcttctgttGTATATAGTTGTCCTAGTATTTTAGactttgattttcttgaaaaatgggAAACCAAGTTTTCTGATATGGGAATCTCTAATTTTACATCTTCAGCCATCAGGAACATTTTTGAGGTTTCTAGGAGATTTGAGTTGGGTCCAGATGATGCTTTAAGGTGTGTAATGTGTTTAAAAGGTTTAGGGTTTAGTGAGAGTACTGTGGTTAATGTTTTGGAGGCATTTCCCTTGGTGATCATGATGGATGAAGATAGAATTCGCGATAAAATGGTATTCTTGATGGATATTGGTTTTGAAAAAGATGATGTTGATCGTATTATTCGCCTGTTTCCATTTTCTATGGCATTTGAGGTTGGGAAAAAGATGAAACCATTGTTTGATGAATTTGaggatcttggttttagcttggATGTGGTTAGGTGGGAGGTCCTTAGAGACCCTCGAGTGCTTGGTATGGAAGTTGGTGAGCTTACACAGTGTTTGAAAATGCTGAGGAGTTTGAAATGTAGAACTGTGATTAAGGAGAATATTTTCCGTATTGGAGCTTTTAGGGCCGGGTATGAAGTGAAAATGAGGGTGGATTGTTTGAGGAAATATGGGTTGACATATAGGGATGCTTTTACAGTGTTGTGGAAAGAGCCAAGGGCACTCCTGTATGAGATAGTGCACATTGAGAAGAAAATTGATTTTCTTCTGCAAACTATGAAATTTGATGTTTTCTGTCTGGTTCAAGTTCCAGAGTACTTGGGGGTAAACTTTGAGAAAAAGGTTGTGCCCCGATACAATGTGATAGAATATTTGTGCTCAAGTGGTAGGCTTGGGGATGAAGTAGGATTGAGGGGCTTGATTAAGCCTAGTCGGTTGAGGTTTTACAATCTCTATGTGAAGCCTTATCCAGAGTGTAAGAAATTATATGGGAGATATGCAGCAGCTGAAGTTAAAAGCAGGCATCCAGCTGGAATGTGGAAGCTTTTCCAACCACAAAAGCATTCAGAATCTAGAGAAGATGTTGAAAACATCAG AGTTAGGCTTATCGTTTCAGTTCAGTAG
- the LOC113740071 gene encoding transcription termination factor MTERF15, mitochondrial isoform X7 gives MAIRTLGRPKFLIQLNSIHNFNQEFLNRVFKQFSTDPKKALTSIPRKSHERNLISLSGLFRRYGFQPSQISNFLKSNQCLLNLKPSHVQKSLKILLSLKPSQEFLSSVVYSCPSILDFDFLEKWETKFSDMGISNFTSSAIRNIFEVSRRFELGPDDALRCVMCLKGLGFSESTVVNVLEAFPLVIMMDEDRIRDKMVFLMDIGFEKDDVDRIIRLFPFSMAFEVGKKMKPLFDEFEDLGFSLDVVRWEVLRDPRVLGMEVGELTQCLKMLRSLKCRTVIKENIFRIGAFRAGYEVKMRVDCLRKYGLTYRDAFTVLWKEPRALLYEIVHIEKKIDFLLQTMKFDVFCLVQVPEYLGVNFEKKVVPRYNVIEYLCSSGRLGDEVGLRGLIKPSRLRFYNLYVKPYPECKKLYGRYAAAEVKSRHPAGMWKLFQPQKHSESREDVENIRSFMESIT, from the coding sequence ATGGCAATTAGGACTTTAGGAAGACCCAAATTTCTCATCCAACTAAATTCAATCCACAATTTTAACCAAGAATTCCTAAACCGAGTATTCAAACAATTCTCCACAGATCCAAAAAAAGCCCTAACTTCGATCCCGCGAAAATCCCATGAAAGGAACCTAATTTCCCTTTCAGGTCTCTTTCGCAGGTATGGTTTTCAACCCTCTCAAATCAGCAATTTCCTCAAAAGTAATCAATGTTTACTCAATTTGAAGccatctcatgtccaaaagtcCCTCAAAATTCTCTTATCTTTGAAACCCTCgcaagaatttctttcttctgttGTATATAGTTGTCCTAGTATTTTAGactttgattttcttgaaaaatgggAAACCAAGTTTTCTGATATGGGAATCTCTAATTTTACATCTTCAGCCATCAGGAACATTTTTGAGGTTTCTAGGAGATTTGAGTTGGGTCCAGATGATGCTTTAAGGTGTGTAATGTGTTTAAAAGGTTTAGGGTTTAGTGAGAGTACTGTGGTTAATGTTTTGGAGGCATTTCCCTTGGTGATCATGATGGATGAAGATAGAATTCGCGATAAAATGGTATTCTTGATGGATATTGGTTTTGAAAAAGATGATGTTGATCGTATTATTCGCCTGTTTCCATTTTCTATGGCATTTGAGGTTGGGAAAAAGATGAAACCATTGTTTGATGAATTTGaggatcttggttttagcttggATGTGGTTAGGTGGGAGGTCCTTAGAGACCCTCGAGTGCTTGGTATGGAAGTTGGTGAGCTTACACAGTGTTTGAAAATGCTGAGGAGTTTGAAATGTAGAACTGTGATTAAGGAGAATATTTTCCGTATTGGAGCTTTTAGGGCCGGGTATGAAGTGAAAATGAGGGTGGATTGTTTGAGGAAATATGGGTTGACATATAGGGATGCTTTTACAGTGTTGTGGAAAGAGCCAAGGGCACTCCTGTATGAGATAGTGCACATTGAGAAGAAAATTGATTTTCTTCTGCAAACTATGAAATTTGATGTTTTCTGTCTGGTTCAAGTTCCAGAGTACTTGGGGGTAAACTTTGAGAAAAAGGTTGTGCCCCGATACAATGTGATAGAATATTTGTGCTCAAGTGGTAGGCTTGGGGATGAAGTAGGATTGAGGGGCTTGATTAAGCCTAGTCGGTTGAGGTTTTACAATCTCTATGTGAAGCCTTATCCAGAGTGTAAGAAATTATATGGGAGATATGCAGCAGCTGAAGTTAAAAGCAGGCATCCAGCTGGAATGTGGAAGCTTTTCCAACCACAAAAGCATTCAGAATCTAGAGAAGATGTTGAAAACATCAGGTCTTTCATGGAGTCTATAACTTAG